A stretch of the Actinoalloteichus fjordicus genome encodes the following:
- a CDS encoding type I polyketide synthase: MTTSTEELVEALRASLKENGRLQRRVRELSDAAGEPIAILATSCRYPGGIGSPEELWQLVRDGGDAMGDFPVDRGWGIRGTGGFVHAAGDFDPAFFGISPREALAMDPQQRLVLETSWELLERARIDPTALAGTRTGVFLGAATSGYGAGLAEVPEEVAGHLLTGSAGSVISGRIAYLLGLEGPAVSLDTACSSSLVALHLAAQALRAGECSLALVGGVTIMASPMAFREFGRQGGLAPDGRCKPFAEAADGTGWSEGVGMLLVQRLSEARREGRTVLAVVRGSAVNSDGASNGLTAPNGPSQQRVIRAALAAADLTPAEVDAVEAHGTGTALGDPIEAQALLAVYGRDRPADRPLWLGSVKSNLGHTQLAAGVAGVIKMVEALRHRTLPRTLHVDRPSAQVDWDSGAVRLLTEEQTWPDPGRPRRAGVSSFGISGTNAHIVLEEAPTDPDPGSESAGSGASAPEVLAWPVSARTREALPAQAARLLAAAEAGPELRSSDIGWSLAATRAAHQHRAVVIGDDRSELMRGLTALADGAPDPRVITGSRVAGRSAFLFSGQGAQRPGMGRELHAAHAAFADAFDAACAGFAGRLDRPLREVVFAEEGTENAALLDHTAYTQAGLFAVEVALFRLLESWGLLPDLVMGHSIGELASAHVAGVLTLDDACRLVAARGALMQALPGGGAMLSVQAAEDEVRPLLSATVDLAAVNGPTSVVLSGDEDAVLELGARFEAVGRRTRRLVVSHAFHSPRMDPVLADFRAVAESLSYAPPRIPLVSNLAGAEPASPEHWVRHVREPVRFHDGLTALRDRGVTRFLEVGPRGVLTALARETGSDGEALIPALRTGRAETAALMTAVASLYAAGSSPDWSAVFPDARPVDLPTYAFDHQRFWLADPAASTVDSRRYEIGWREIPEPAQDAATTPDAGAGYWLLLVPEESAADAYAEAVHKTLAGAIGRVRVQQVATRGLTRAELARVLRASAEDSGPDGVLSLLSWPEAGATTAELPSGVAPAVLLLQALTDAAIEAPVWMITLGAVGTGPEDPVRDPGQAAVWGLGRVAALEFPRRWGGVVDLPQELNQSALQRLPGVLFGGSNEDQVALRPAAAYGRRLNRVVASGTEPSWRSRGTALITGGTGALGGHVARWLAGLGTEHLVLASRRGPAAPGAVALERELRDLGARVTVLACDVADHAAVADLVRGLDEAGEELRTVVHTAGVAGFGAVTETSIEEFADLFRAKVTGADNLHEVLGDRPLDAFLLFSSIAGIWGSGGQAAYSAANAYLDALALRRRAAGLAGTSVAWGPWGGGGMVADEAAATALRRLGLIVLAPADAIAALQLGLAEDRATTTIAEVDWPGFAGPFTALRPSPLLGELAEVQAALNTEIRRSGDSGARLRSQLADTAPGERDGILLTLVRTEVSAVLGHDGPDTVPPDRAFRDLGFDSLLAVELRDRLMACTGLDLPTTLVFDHPSSTELAGWLRAELLDEQGPVGQLAVLAELDRLENGTSEFTAADIETTGIIPRLRALLTRLDSARLDSALGDSISDQLDAASADEVLAFIDDEFGPASSTKDQ; the protein is encoded by the coding sequence ATGACCACGTCGACCGAGGAACTCGTCGAGGCGCTGCGTGCCTCGCTCAAGGAGAACGGGCGGCTGCAGCGGCGAGTCCGCGAGCTGTCCGATGCGGCGGGCGAGCCGATCGCGATCCTCGCCACCAGCTGCCGCTATCCCGGCGGCATCGGTTCTCCGGAGGAGCTGTGGCAACTCGTCCGCGACGGCGGCGACGCCATGGGCGACTTCCCCGTCGACCGGGGCTGGGGGATACGGGGAACCGGGGGGTTCGTCCACGCCGCCGGTGATTTCGACCCGGCGTTCTTCGGGATCTCCCCACGCGAGGCGCTGGCCATGGACCCGCAACAGCGGCTGGTCCTGGAGACCTCCTGGGAACTGCTGGAACGCGCCCGCATCGACCCGACCGCGCTGGCAGGCACTCGCACCGGGGTGTTCCTCGGCGCAGCCACCAGCGGCTACGGCGCCGGGCTCGCCGAGGTGCCCGAGGAGGTCGCCGGGCACCTGCTCACCGGTAGCGCGGGCAGCGTGATCTCCGGCCGGATCGCCTACCTGCTCGGCTTGGAGGGCCCCGCCGTCTCGCTGGACACCGCCTGCTCCTCGTCGCTGGTGGCACTGCACCTGGCCGCCCAGGCACTGCGGGCGGGCGAGTGCTCGCTCGCGCTGGTCGGCGGGGTGACGATCATGGCCTCCCCGATGGCCTTCCGCGAGTTCGGCCGCCAGGGCGGACTCGCCCCGGACGGGCGGTGCAAACCGTTCGCCGAGGCGGCCGACGGCACCGGCTGGTCCGAAGGCGTCGGCATGCTGCTGGTACAGCGCCTCTCCGAGGCCCGCCGCGAGGGCCGGACCGTGCTGGCCGTGGTTCGAGGCTCGGCGGTCAACTCCGACGGCGCCTCCAACGGCCTCACCGCACCGAACGGTCCCTCCCAGCAGCGGGTCATCCGCGCCGCCCTCGCCGCCGCCGACCTGACACCAGCCGAGGTGGACGCCGTCGAGGCCCATGGCACCGGGACCGCCCTGGGCGACCCGATCGAGGCGCAGGCGCTGTTGGCCGTCTACGGCCGGGACCGACCGGCGGACCGCCCGCTGTGGCTCGGTTCGGTGAAGTCGAACCTGGGCCATACCCAGCTGGCCGCCGGGGTCGCAGGCGTGATCAAGATGGTCGAGGCGCTTCGGCACCGCACCCTGCCGAGGACCCTGCACGTGGACCGGCCGTCCGCCCAGGTCGACTGGGACAGTGGCGCGGTCCGGCTGCTCACCGAGGAGCAGACCTGGCCGGACCCGGGCCGACCGCGCCGAGCGGGGGTCTCCTCGTTCGGCATCAGCGGCACCAACGCCCACATCGTGCTGGAGGAGGCGCCCACCGATCCCGACCCCGGCTCGGAATCAGCAGGCAGCGGCGCGAGCGCCCCCGAGGTGCTCGCCTGGCCGGTGTCCGCCAGAACGCGCGAAGCGCTGCCCGCCCAGGCCGCCCGCCTGCTCGCGGCCGCCGAGGCCGGGCCGGAACTTCGATCCTCGGACATCGGCTGGTCGCTGGCCGCCACCCGGGCCGCGCACCAGCACCGCGCGGTCGTCATCGGTGATGACCGGTCCGAGCTGATGCGCGGCCTGACCGCGCTGGCCGACGGCGCACCCGATCCTCGGGTGATCACCGGCAGCCGGGTCGCGGGCAGATCCGCGTTCCTGTTCTCCGGCCAAGGGGCGCAGCGCCCCGGCATGGGTCGTGAGCTGCACGCCGCGCACGCCGCATTCGCCGACGCCTTCGACGCGGCCTGCGCCGGATTCGCAGGCAGGCTAGACCGACCGCTGCGGGAGGTGGTGTTCGCCGAGGAGGGCACCGAGAACGCCGCGCTGCTCGACCACACCGCCTATACCCAGGCAGGGTTGTTCGCCGTCGAAGTCGCGCTGTTCCGGCTGCTCGAATCCTGGGGACTGCTGCCCGATCTGGTGATGGGCCACTCCATCGGCGAGCTGGCCTCGGCGCATGTGGCGGGCGTGCTCACGCTGGACGACGCCTGCAGGCTGGTGGCCGCCCGAGGCGCTCTGATGCAGGCCCTTCCCGGCGGCGGCGCGATGCTGTCGGTGCAGGCAGCCGAGGACGAGGTCCGCCCGCTGCTGTCCGCAACCGTCGACCTGGCCGCCGTCAACGGTCCGACCTCGGTGGTGCTGTCCGGCGACGAGGACGCGGTACTCGAACTCGGCGCCCGCTTCGAGGCCGTCGGCAGGCGAACCCGCAGGCTGGTGGTGAGCCACGCCTTCCACTCGCCGAGGATGGATCCGGTCCTGGCCGACTTCCGGGCGGTTGCCGAGTCGCTGAGCTATGCCCCGCCGAGGATCCCGTTGGTGTCGAATCTGGCCGGGGCCGAACCGGCCTCGCCGGAGCACTGGGTGCGGCACGTCCGCGAACCGGTGCGGTTCCACGACGGCCTGACCGCACTGCGGGACCGGGGCGTCACCAGGTTCTTGGAGGTGGGGCCGCGCGGAGTGCTCACCGCGCTGGCCAGGGAGACCGGCTCCGACGGGGAGGCGCTGATCCCCGCGCTGCGCACCGGACGCGCCGAGACTGCGGCCCTGATGACCGCCGTGGCCAGCTTGTACGCGGCAGGCTCCTCACCGGACTGGTCGGCGGTGTTCCCGGACGCCCGCCCGGTGGACCTGCCCACCTACGCCTTCGACCACCAGCGCTTCTGGCTGGCCGATCCCGCCGCATCCACAGTGGACTCCCGGCGGTACGAGATCGGCTGGCGGGAGATCCCCGAGCCTGCCCAGGACGCCGCAACGACCCCGGATGCGGGGGCAGGCTACTGGCTGCTGCTGGTGCCCGAGGAATCAGCTGCCGACGCCTATGCCGAAGCGGTGCACAAGACCCTGGCAGGCGCCATCGGCCGGGTCCGGGTGCAGCAGGTCGCCACCCGAGGCCTCACCAGGGCGGAACTCGCCCGCGTCCTGCGCGCCTCGGCCGAGGACAGCGGGCCCGACGGGGTGCTCTCGCTGCTGTCCTGGCCCGAAGCGGGCGCCACCACGGCGGAGCTGCCCTCGGGAGTCGCACCCGCCGTGCTGCTTCTCCAGGCGCTGACCGATGCCGCGATCGAGGCGCCCGTCTGGATGATCACCCTCGGTGCGGTCGGCACCGGCCCCGAGGACCCGGTCCGAGACCCGGGTCAGGCTGCGGTGTGGGGGCTCGGCCGGGTGGCGGCCCTGGAGTTCCCGCGCCGCTGGGGTGGTGTGGTGGACCTGCCGCAGGAGCTGAACCAGAGTGCCCTGCAACGGCTGCCCGGGGTGTTGTTCGGCGGCTCGAATGAGGATCAGGTCGCGCTGCGTCCGGCCGCCGCATACGGCAGGCGGCTGAATCGGGTCGTCGCGAGCGGGACCGAGCCGTCCTGGCGCAGCCGTGGCACCGCGCTGATCACCGGTGGCACCGGGGCTCTCGGCGGCCACGTCGCCCGCTGGCTGGCCGGTCTCGGCACCGAGCACCTGGTGCTCGCCAGCAGACGCGGGCCTGCTGCTCCCGGCGCGGTCGCCTTGGAACGGGAACTGCGGGATCTCGGTGCCAGGGTGACCGTACTCGCCTGCGACGTGGCCGATCACGCCGCCGTCGCCGACCTGGTGCGCGGCCTCGACGAGGCGGGCGAGGAGCTGCGAACCGTGGTGCACACCGCCGGCGTCGCGGGTTTCGGCGCCGTAACCGAAACCTCGATCGAGGAGTTCGCTGACCTCTTCCGAGCGAAGGTGACCGGCGCGGACAACCTTCACGAGGTGCTCGGCGACCGCCCCCTGGACGCCTTCCTGTTGTTCTCCTCCATCGCCGGAATCTGGGGCAGCGGCGGACAGGCCGCCTACTCCGCTGCCAACGCCTACCTGGACGCCCTGGCGCTGCGGCGTCGCGCGGCCGGGCTGGCCGGTACCTCCGTTGCCTGGGGACCGTGGGGAGGGGGCGGCATGGTCGCCGACGAGGCGGCCGCCACGGCACTGCGCAGACTCGGTCTGATCGTGCTCGCGCCAGCGGACGCGATCGCCGCCCTGCAACTCGGCCTGGCCGAGGACCGCGCCACCACCACGATCGCCGAGGTGGACTGGCCCGGGTTCGCAGGTCCCTTCACCGCGCTGCGCCCGAGCCCGCTGCTCGGCGAGCTGGCCGAGGTCCAGGCCGCGCTGAACACGGAGATCCGCCGGTCCGGCGACAGCGGTGCGCGCCTGCGCTCCCAGCTCGCCGACACGGCACCCGGGGAGCGGGACGGGATCCTGCTGACGCTGGTCCGTACCGAGGTCTCGGCGGTGCTCGGTCATGACGGCCCGGACACGGTGCCACCCGATCGAGCTTTCCGTGATCTCGGTTTCGACTCCCTCCTCGCGGTGGAACTACGCGACCGCCTGATGGCCTGCACCGGTCTGGACCTGCCCACGACGCTGGTGTTCGACCACCCGAGTTCAACCGAACTGGCTGGTTGGCTGCGCGCCGAACTGCTGGACGAACAGGGCCCCGTCGGGCAGCTGGCGGTGCTGGCCGAACTCGACCGGTTGGAGAACGGCACCTCGGAGTTCACCGCTGCGGATATCGAGACCACCGGGATCATCCCGCGACTGCGGGCGCTGCTGACCCGCCTCGACTCCGCCCGGCTCGACTCCGCCCTGGGCGATTCGATCAGCGACCAGCTGGACGCGGCGAGCGCCGACGAAGTACTCGCGTTCATCGACGACGAGTTCGGCCCGGCTTCATCAACGAAGGACCAGTGA